The DNA sequence CTGTCTACATAGCAGAAGATGGTCAGTCAGGTGGCAGCAAGAACTGTTATGGTCGGAATGGCCGCCCAACCTTTATTTGTGTGAGCCCTGATGGAAATTCTCAAATTCTAGAAAGTTAGGAACTTGCTTTGTCACTGTAAAGTCACTGGGACacctaattttgtttttaaggTTCCAGTTGGCACTGTGGTGAAGGAGCATGGCAGGACACTAGTGGATCTCTCTGAGCATGGCCAAAATTATCTGGCGGTATGTGGAGGTTCCGGAGGTAAAGGCAACAGGTTTTTTCTCTCCAATGAGAATCGGGCTCCAATGACAGCAACAACTGGAACTGCGGGCCAGGAGAGAGTCCTTCATCTCGAGTTGCGCACTATGGCCCACGCTGGACTGGTAAGAGTtggaaaatgcattttgttCATATTTGCAAAAGATTTTATTTCATTACGTTTATTCCATCAGGTTGGTTTTCCAAATGCTGGCAAATCCTCTCTTTTGAGAGCCATCTCTAATGCCAGGCCAGCTGTGGCTGCTTACCCTTTCACAACACTCAACCCGCATGTTGGAATTGTCAAGTACAGGGATCACGAGCAAGTCGCAGGTAGACAAGCGAACGGCATCATCATTAGTATTTTTATGTGGTGCATCTGGAAAGTATTTGCAGCACATCagtttttccacattttataGCAGATGTATTCTAAAATAATTTTTTCCTCCACACAATgccccaaaatgaaaaaaaatttgggttttttttttagattttgccACATtatcataaaaacaaacaaacatgtacTTGCAGCCAAAATCCAGTTTCCTAATCATGTTAATTGTGCATTTTGCATGTCTGTGaccttcattttttattatttttaccaaAAGTGGTTTGAAACTGTCTAAAGACTAGATGGAATGCAAGAAGTACATTTTGTCAGTACATTTATAAAATTTTGGATTAAGGCTGAAACAATGTCAAAGTGTTGAATATTTTTCACTTCTATCATTGCCATGCTTTTCAAAATATCTGTTCTGCCTGATACAGTTGCTGACATCCCAGGAATCATTCAAGGAGCGCATCTAAATCGAGGCCTGGGCATCTCTTTCCTGCGTCACATTGAGCGTTGCAGATTCCTGCTCTTTGTTCTGGACGTGTCCTCTCCAGAGCCTTGGAATCAGCTCCAGCACCTACGCTATGAACTGGACCAGTATGAGCCTGATCTGTCCCAGCGGCCTCATGTCATTGTGGCCAACAAAATAGACCTTCGCGAAGCTCGGGAGAACTTAGAGATCTTGAAGAGCCGTGTTACCCAAAGAGTCATTCCTGTGTCAGCTCTCACCGGGCACAACACAGAAGAACTCATCCTTCACCTTCGAGAGCTGTATGATGGAAATCTCTGCGGAGATGCTAGTACAGCAGAAGGAAAAGCCACAAGATAGTACTAAGAGACATGCAAGCTTTGTCAAAAGAGTTCCAGGACTTGTATTGCTAAAGATACAGCATTTTGGGATCAACGGCTATTTTACGTTACCATTTCTGTACAAGTTTACAGTAAATTGCCCGCTAAGTTAAATAAAGCCCACAAACTACTTAAAAGTCATGGCTGCACATCATATGTTGCAAATAAAGTCTGTGTATTGATGCAATACTTCAAGGATTATTTTCATACATGCATAGACAAAATTGATTACTCACAGTGGTCACAGAAACTTGAATCTGACAAAAAGAATAAGAAATTTGTCAAAAATTAACCAGTGAAAACATGAAATTGCTTTTGAATTTTGGTTCAAGAGAATTATTTGGGGGGGGAACATACTCGAAACAGACCTGAATGAAACATTGTTACCCcctaaaaatattgaaaatagtTTGACCATAGGAACATTTTCAAGCTGTGTCCTCCAAGGCtctgagctattttttttttttctgtcccatTTCCAGCTAAAGTACTTGCCCAAGCAGAAAAGAGCATCTAAATTTTCACCTCTTGTGCCAATTACCTAACGTTGAAGGTATTTAATTCGTTTTCTATGCTTGATAAGACGTTTAGAAACTTAAATTTCAAGGAATTAACTTGTCAAAAGGCTCATGGCGTCATTTGACCACTTGAGGGTAGCAGATCATAAATTGTAAATGTTCAACATTGCAAGAGTTTGGCTTTTATCACTGTATGTAGAATTCATCTcatccaggggtcaccaaccttactTGAACCgaggggctaccagtttgacacacacttctgaaa is a window from the Syngnathus scovelli strain Florida chromosome 2, RoL_Ssco_1.2, whole genome shotgun sequence genome containing:
- the mtg2 gene encoding mitochondrial ribosome-associated GTPase 2; translated protein: MLATLTSFQGLLRLARDRTFGLACLLAEKKPTLAACCLLLVARRRQVPCRDVSFSAPLHVKVRAKQGKGDLSEKKLTRHFVDHKCVRLVAGSGGKGACSFHSEPRKEWGGPDGGNGGDGGSISFKADRFVKSLGQIVSVYIAEDGQSGGSKNCYGRNGRPTFICVPVGTVVKEHGRTLVDLSEHGQNYLAVCGGSGGKGNRFFLSNENRAPMTATTGTAGQERVLHLELRTMAHAGLVGFPNAGKSSLLRAISNARPAVAAYPFTTLNPHVGIVKYRDHEQVAVADIPGIIQGAHLNRGLGISFLRHIERCRFLLFVLDVSSPEPWNQLQHLRYELDQYEPDLSQRPHVIVANKIDLREARENLEILKSRVTQRVIPVSALTGHNTEELILHLRELYDGNLCGDASTAEGKATR